The Heliomicrobium gestii genome includes a region encoding these proteins:
- a CDS encoding nitroreductase family protein: MSILPAIVQRESKRAYLPTPVPAEMVAELINAFRWAPSCRNYQPWRLIAVQSREGVDKLAPCLAKGNEWAAAAPLAMIVYANPKDDATIDEKPYYLFDCGLAVQNLLLQATELGLRSHPTAGWSEPAIRAAFGIGEEERVVCVVFLGFPGTEDLLDPETKAKDAAPRHRKPADTWVTFA, encoded by the coding sequence TTGTCCATACTGCCTGCCATCGTCCAACGGGAAAGCAAACGCGCCTATCTGCCGACGCCCGTGCCTGCCGAAATGGTGGCTGAACTGATCAACGCTTTTCGCTGGGCGCCGTCTTGCCGCAACTACCAACCCTGGCGGTTGATTGCCGTCCAGTCCCGCGAAGGCGTAGACAAGCTGGCGCCTTGTCTGGCCAAGGGGAACGAGTGGGCCGCTGCCGCGCCCCTCGCCATGATCGTCTATGCGAACCCGAAAGACGACGCCACCATCGATGAAAAACCCTATTACCTCTTCGACTGCGGCTTGGCGGTGCAGAACCTCCTGCTCCAGGCGACAGAACTGGGCCTGCGCAGCCATCCCACAGCCGGTTGGAGTGAACCGGCGATCCGCGCAGCCTTTGGCATCGGCGAAGAGGAGCGGGTCGTCTGTGTCGTCTTTCTCGGTTTTCCCGGGACGGAAGATTTGCTCGATCCCGAAACCAAAGCCAAGGACGCGGCGCCTCGCCACCGCAAACCAGCCGACACATGGGTGACTTTCGCCTAA
- a CDS encoding DEAD/DEAH box helicase: MNLSIRWIPGKGFFLWGDRPFDYGNDPFDRAQEWKFRLFADHRPSFYGSFVDVEEWEGVIGLVLPPQRALDFLLNPPASDFFHWDWSPEIRALQRLAPAVDQALTEKRWQPDYRSWRQGKKGLCLDLAAGDSGGGTGIALADLSEWTSLLVEAQISDDLTARLRWEQLVSDCPMLHPDYPREGPFLDEADWLEAIGWRADRTPFVVSLRLREPEMDEAWRLQVVLFDRDDPTGVIEIPVALAEANAAPVLPAPWQPYAERIGRSVRKWLSVAPRLGRDDESSREGDGQAPKAPRLKAELTEGEAWNFLAEDSLRLAQAGERILLPRWWEDLKKKGLRLKAVSRSMPGETEASFVGMDSLVHFDWKLAVGETELTEAEFREAARQNRRLLRIRGRWVQLDPALVRQALKVMNRKGGEMDLAEVLRLHYSHPAAGDGLSDDDSFDKTAVADGSAAFSPFDPAKAETDSVQRLSLEVELNEQLAQMARQLTQQAAGPLLGEPPGFCGHLRSYQRAGLSWLWFLRPFGFGGCLADDMGLGKTIQWIAYLLQIKAAESQQASQSRRPTPSLLICPTSVLGNWQKELAAFAPSLRVYLHYGPQRAKGEALTHAVAAADLTLTTYGLAHLDESDLGALRWDCLCLDEAQNIKNVYTKQSMAVRQFTARHRVALTGTPMENRLSELWSIMDFLNPGYLGGASEFLRQFAHTAGLDGEAAAAEQVRRLVRPFLLRRVKSDPAIEPDLPDKQESKEFLPLTLEQAALYENVIGELFERIDEETGITRRGLILKTLTRLKQVCDHPALLLKEKTPGDFRRRSAKVDRLLEMIEELRQEGDGCLIFTQYVEMGRLLQVCMRQELGERAEFLHGGVPKARRDDMIERFQSRDDFAILILSLRAGGFGLNLTAANHVFHFDRWWNPAVENQATDRAYRIGQLRHVQVHKFITLGTLEERIDELLERKQGLNDSIVGNGEAWVTELSTRELREIFALRREWVGRE, from the coding sequence ATGAACCTATCTATCCGATGGATCCCTGGCAAGGGATTTTTTCTATGGGGAGACCGCCCTTTTGACTATGGCAACGATCCCTTTGACCGGGCGCAGGAGTGGAAATTCCGCCTCTTTGCAGACCATAGACCTTCATTTTACGGCTCTTTCGTCGATGTGGAGGAATGGGAGGGGGTCATAGGGCTGGTCTTGCCGCCGCAGAGGGCCTTGGATTTTTTGCTGAATCCGCCGGCCAGCGACTTTTTTCACTGGGACTGGTCTCCCGAGATTCGGGCGCTCCAGCGTCTGGCCCCCGCAGTCGATCAAGCGTTGACGGAAAAGCGGTGGCAACCAGACTACCGGTCATGGCGACAGGGAAAAAAAGGCCTCTGCCTTGATCTGGCTGCCGGTGATTCCGGTGGCGGGACGGGAATCGCCCTCGCCGATCTGAGTGAATGGACGAGTCTGCTCGTGGAAGCGCAGATTTCCGACGACTTGACCGCCCGCCTGCGGTGGGAGCAACTGGTGAGCGATTGTCCGATGCTGCATCCCGATTATCCACGGGAGGGCCCTTTTCTCGATGAAGCCGACTGGTTGGAAGCGATCGGCTGGAGGGCGGACCGGACGCCTTTTGTCGTCAGTCTGCGTCTTCGTGAGCCGGAGATGGATGAGGCCTGGCGCCTCCAGGTCGTCCTCTTTGACCGTGACGATCCGACCGGGGTGATCGAGATCCCCGTAGCGCTGGCAGAGGCCAACGCTGCCCCTGTCCTGCCGGCGCCGTGGCAGCCCTACGCCGAACGGATCGGGCGATCGGTGCGCAAATGGCTGTCTGTCGCGCCCCGGTTGGGCCGTGATGACGAATCTTCGCGCGAGGGAGACGGACAGGCGCCGAAAGCGCCGAGGCTGAAGGCGGAACTGACCGAAGGGGAAGCCTGGAACTTTCTCGCCGAGGACAGCCTCCGCCTGGCTCAGGCCGGTGAGCGGATCCTTCTGCCCCGCTGGTGGGAGGATCTGAAGAAAAAAGGGTTGCGCCTGAAAGCGGTTTCGCGATCGATGCCGGGCGAGACGGAAGCCTCTTTTGTGGGCATGGACAGCCTCGTTCATTTCGATTGGAAACTGGCCGTAGGGGAGACGGAACTGACCGAGGCCGAGTTTCGCGAGGCGGCCCGCCAAAACCGGCGTCTGCTGCGCATCCGTGGTCGTTGGGTGCAACTGGATCCGGCTCTGGTTCGCCAGGCGCTCAAAGTGATGAACCGCAAAGGCGGGGAAATGGATCTCGCTGAAGTCTTGCGGCTGCATTATTCTCATCCTGCTGCCGGGGATGGGCTTTCGGACGATGATTCATTCGACAAAACCGCTGTTGCTGACGGCAGCGCTGCGTTCAGCCCCTTCGATCCGGCCAAAGCGGAAACAGACTCGGTTCAGCGGCTGTCTCTTGAAGTGGAACTGAACGAACAGCTGGCCCAAATGGCGCGACAACTCACCCAACAGGCGGCGGGGCCGCTGTTGGGAGAACCGCCCGGTTTTTGCGGTCACCTGCGGTCGTACCAACGCGCCGGCCTGTCCTGGCTGTGGTTTTTGCGCCCCTTTGGCTTTGGCGGCTGCCTGGCCGATGATATGGGCCTCGGCAAGACGATCCAGTGGATCGCCTATCTGCTGCAGATCAAGGCGGCGGAATCGCAGCAAGCGTCACAATCCCGAAGGCCGACCCCGTCGTTGCTGATCTGCCCCACCTCGGTGCTGGGCAACTGGCAGAAGGAACTGGCCGCCTTTGCGCCGTCCCTGCGCGTCTACCTGCACTATGGCCCTCAGCGGGCCAAGGGAGAAGCGCTCACCCATGCCGTGGCGGCGGCGGATCTGACGCTCACCACGTATGGATTGGCGCACCTCGATGAATCGGATCTGGGCGCCCTGCGATGGGACTGTCTCTGCCTCGATGAAGCCCAGAATATCAAGAACGTGTATACGAAACAATCGATGGCTGTCCGGCAGTTCACCGCCCGTCACCGTGTCGCCCTGACGGGAACACCGATGGAGAACCGGTTGTCCGAACTCTGGTCGATTATGGATTTTCTCAACCCCGGCTATCTCGGCGGCGCCAGTGAGTTTTTGCGCCAATTCGCCCATACGGCCGGGCTGGACGGGGAGGCGGCGGCGGCCGAACAGGTGCGCCGGCTGGTCCGCCCCTTTCTCCTGCGCCGGGTGAAGAGCGATCCTGCCATTGAACCGGATCTGCCCGATAAACAGGAGTCGAAGGAATTCTTGCCCCTCACGCTGGAGCAGGCGGCCCTCTATGAAAATGTGATCGGCGAGTTGTTTGAGCGAATCGACGAAGAGACGGGGATAACCCGGCGGGGGTTGATCCTGAAGACGTTGACTCGCCTGAAACAGGTCTGCGACCATCCCGCCCTGCTGCTCAAGGAGAAAACGCCCGGCGATTTTCGCCGGCGTTCAGCCAAAGTGGATCGCCTGCTGGAGATGATCGAGGAACTGCGGCAGGAAGGCGATGGATGCCTCATCTTCACCCAGTACGTTGAGATGGGCCGGCTGCTTCAGGTGTGCATGAGGCAGGAACTGGGCGAGCGGGCGGAGTTTCTTCATGGCGGCGTCCCGAAAGCCCGCCGCGATGATATGATCGAGCGGTTCCAGTCCCGCGATGACTTTGCCATCCTCATCCTCTCCCTGCGGGCCGGCGGCTTCGGCTTGAACCTGACGGCGGCCAACCATGTCTTCCATTTCGATCGCTGGTGGAATCCGGCCGTCGAAAACCAGGCGACCGATCGCGCGTACCGGATCGGTCAGCTCCGTCATGTGCAGGTTCACAAGTTCATCACCTTGGGCACCCTGGAGGAACGCATCGACGAACTGCTCGAACGCAAACAGGGCCTC
- a CDS encoding DUF2922 domain-containing protein: protein MASKETLELVFTNQLGREVVLRVKDPKSDLTSAQVTAAMDRIIATNIFTTTGGDLINKKDVRLVSSNVQDLWNP from the coding sequence ATGGCTTCCAAAGAGACGCTGGAACTGGTCTTCACCAACCAACTGGGCCGGGAAGTAGTCCTGCGGGTCAAGGATCCAAAATCGGATCTTACCTCGGCCCAGGTGACGGCAGCGATGGACCGAATCATCGCCACGAACATCTTCACTACCACGGGCGGCGACCTGATCAACAAAAAAGACGTCCGACTCGTCTCATCCAATGTGCAAGACCTGTGGAACCCCTAA
- a CDS encoding DUF1659 domain-containing protein, producing the protein MAVSKNPVNASLRLVTQTGTTAKGEPKFQNRDFKGLKPSATDENVFAAAEALSGLMSLPVSRIARVDMNQLVEA; encoded by the coding sequence ATGGCCGTCAGCAAAAACCCTGTCAACGCCAGCCTGCGTTTGGTGACACAGACGGGTACCACTGCCAAAGGCGAACCTAAGTTTCAAAACCGGGACTTCAAAGGCTTGAAACCGTCGGCGACAGACGAAAACGTCTTCGCCGCCGCCGAAGCCCTGTCTGGTCTGATGAGTCTCCCCGTCAGCCGGATCGCCCGCGTCGACATGAACCAATTGGTGGAGGCCTAA
- a CDS encoding FeoA family protein has product MRSPLSSVNQGRRVIVCQIEGCPKTKRHLEEMGLIPGTAISVCQTSNGPVVVEVRGSKIMLGKGLADNINVIHCAEREVDR; this is encoded by the coding sequence ATGCGCTCTCCGCTTAGCAGCGTCAACCAGGGTCGGCGGGTGATCGTTTGTCAGATTGAGGGGTGTCCCAAAACCAAACGCCATCTCGAAGAGATGGGCCTCATTCCCGGGACGGCGATCTCCGTCTGCCAGACCAGCAACGGCCCGGTGGTGGTGGAAGTGCGGGGCAGCAAGATCATGCTGGGAAAAGGCCTGGCAGATAACATCAATGTGATACATTGCGCGGAAAGGGAGGTCGACCGGTGA
- a CDS encoding FeoA family protein, whose product MKTLKDIKPGQSAVVDKVMVTGTAKGRLMAMGVLKGATIRVVKVAPLGDPIEVQIRGYNLSFRKAEAEQIMVI is encoded by the coding sequence GTGAAAACCCTCAAAGATATCAAGCCGGGTCAATCGGCAGTCGTCGACAAAGTGATGGTCACAGGAACCGCCAAGGGTCGTCTGATGGCCATGGGCGTCTTGAAAGGCGCCACGATCCGAGTGGTGAAAGTCGCCCCGCTGGGTGATCCCATCGAAGTGCAAATCCGGGGATACAACCTCTCCTTCCGCAAAGCGGAAGCCGAGCAAATCATGGTCATATAG
- the feoB gene encoding ferrous iron transport protein B: MSAITIALAGNPNTGKTTLFNALTGAHQHIGNWPGVTVEKAIGQLKKEDKTFTIVDLPGTYSISAYSLEEKIVADYLQKEKPDVVVNVVDASNLERNLYLTMQLIEAGAPLMIALNMVDDAKQKGMQIDIESLSRCLGVPIVPTVASRKEGLKDLVERFSPAIATAKAQQAPALSDYLALAESLRTANDEDSLIEGRYHFISQVLEQSVRIDGPQEESFSNTLDNILTHRVLGIPIFLGIMYLMFEIAFSWIGKPLQDLLDDWISGPVSDFVSESLVSLGVADWLQSLVVDGIIAGVGSVLAFVPLIFTLFLFISILDGSGYMARVAFIMDQAMRKIGLSGKAFMPMLIGFGCSVPAIMGARVLDSERDRRVAALIAPLMSCSARLPIYALFTALFFTENETLIIFSLYVLGIALAILMGILFKKTILKGESEPFVMELPPYRLPALHTVLIQTWEKGKGFLIKAGTIIFSMSVVLWFLSNYNFDGPAEMQDSFLAAIGGFIAPLFTFHGFGSWEAGVAVLTGILAKEAVVSTLGIVYGIGELSGDAVDAATQLMPVAQVHFTALSAYAFMVFTLIYTPCMAAMATLKKELGSWKWTLLGAVYPLVLAWLVSLVVYQVGLLLGFGG; this comes from the coding sequence ATGTCTGCCATCACCATTGCCCTCGCCGGCAACCCGAACACCGGAAAAACCACCTTGTTTAACGCCCTCACCGGCGCCCACCAGCATATCGGCAACTGGCCCGGCGTCACCGTGGAAAAAGCCATCGGCCAGCTGAAAAAAGAGGATAAAACCTTTACCATTGTCGACTTGCCTGGTACATACAGCATCAGCGCTTATTCCCTGGAAGAAAAAATTGTCGCCGATTATCTGCAAAAAGAAAAACCGGATGTGGTCGTCAATGTGGTCGACGCCTCCAACCTGGAGCGAAACCTCTATCTGACGATGCAGTTGATCGAAGCAGGCGCACCTCTGATGATCGCCTTGAACATGGTCGATGACGCCAAACAAAAAGGCATGCAGATCGATATCGAATCCCTCAGTCGATGCCTTGGCGTCCCCATCGTGCCCACCGTGGCGTCGCGCAAAGAAGGGTTAAAAGACCTGGTGGAACGCTTCAGCCCGGCCATCGCCACCGCCAAAGCACAGCAGGCTCCTGCCCTGTCCGATTACCTGGCCCTTGCCGAATCCCTGCGGACAGCCAACGATGAAGACAGCCTGATTGAAGGGCGGTACCACTTCATCTCTCAGGTATTGGAGCAATCGGTGCGCATCGATGGCCCCCAGGAGGAGTCCTTCAGCAACACCCTCGACAACATCTTGACCCATCGCGTGCTCGGCATCCCCATCTTTTTGGGCATTATGTATCTCATGTTTGAAATCGCCTTTTCCTGGATCGGCAAACCGTTGCAAGACTTACTTGATGATTGGATCAGCGGTCCCGTCAGCGATTTTGTCTCTGAATCCCTCGTCTCTCTCGGCGTCGCCGACTGGCTGCAGTCCCTCGTCGTCGACGGGATCATCGCCGGTGTGGGCAGCGTCCTTGCCTTCGTCCCCCTGATCTTCACGCTCTTTTTGTTTATCTCTATCCTCGACGGTTCCGGCTATATGGCTCGCGTCGCCTTCATCATGGATCAGGCCATGCGCAAAATCGGTCTCTCCGGCAAGGCCTTCATGCCCATGCTGATCGGTTTCGGTTGCTCCGTCCCCGCCATCATGGGCGCCCGCGTCCTCGATTCAGAGCGTGACCGCCGCGTTGCCGCCCTGATCGCGCCGCTCATGTCTTGCAGCGCCCGGTTGCCCATCTACGCCTTGTTCACAGCTCTGTTTTTTACGGAAAACGAGACACTGATCATCTTCTCCCTCTATGTGCTGGGCATCGCACTGGCGATTTTGATGGGTATACTCTTCAAGAAAACCATCTTAAAAGGGGAATCGGAACCCTTTGTCATGGAACTCCCCCCCTATCGCCTCCCTGCCTTGCACACGGTTTTGATCCAGACCTGGGAAAAGGGCAAGGGCTTCCTGATCAAAGCCGGCACGATCATCTTCAGCATGTCCGTCGTGCTCTGGTTCTTGAGCAACTACAATTTTGACGGACCGGCAGAAATGCAGGACAGCTTCCTCGCCGCCATCGGCGGCTTCATCGCACCGCTCTTCACCTTCCACGGTTTCGGCTCCTGGGAAGCCGGCGTGGCCGTACTCACGGGGATCCTGGCCAAGGAAGCAGTCGTTTCCACCCTCGGCATTGTCTACGGTATCGGCGAACTGTCGGGAGACGCCGTCGATGCGGCAACTCAATTGATGCCGGTGGCCCAGGTCCACTTCACCGCCCTGTCCGCCTATGCCTTCATGGTCTTTACCCTCATCTATACGCCCTGCATGGCCGCCATGGCCACACTGAAAAAAGAGCTCGGTTCCTGGAAATGGACCCTGCTGGGCGCCGTTTATCCCCTGGTCCTGGCCTGGCTGGTGTCGCTTGTCGTCTATCAGGTCGGTCTGTTGCTCGGATTTGGAGGTTAA
- a CDS encoding methyl-accepting chemotaxis protein — translation MTIYRDRPPAWLNEEMERLTAQVQEALRSSGDLITAGEEAQQQVAEANETALCSQGMVDELNRHVQTALSEVSEARNSLNQSRHLAVDGADRLHKAGQELTTIHSRVQEAAAITTDLQDHALQLNGMISAIDIIAGQTKLLALNATIEAARAGEAGRGFSVVAEEVGKLASKSRETAQQVSAALRQIQQNSFHAAQVMFEGSQGIHQGLTSVNQVQATLHSVVEQVASSVGRLERSHENVQSLDLGIGAVQQIAQEVAEVIARCAHTLGDSINVSQLQGQVMEQLLQMLLDVQSRCQHCPIHTKGDEQNALSA, via the coding sequence GTGACCATTTACCGGGATCGCCCCCCGGCATGGCTGAATGAAGAGATGGAACGATTGACGGCTCAGGTTCAGGAAGCGTTGCGCAGCAGCGGCGATTTGATTACCGCAGGCGAGGAAGCGCAACAGCAGGTTGCTGAGGCGAACGAAACGGCCTTATGCAGCCAAGGAATGGTGGACGAATTAAATCGCCATGTCCAAACTGCCCTTTCCGAGGTGAGCGAGGCGCGCAATTCCCTCAATCAATCGAGGCATCTCGCTGTCGACGGTGCGGATAGGCTGCATAAAGCCGGGCAAGAACTTACAACTATTCATAGCCGTGTTCAAGAAGCGGCGGCGATTACAACCGATCTTCAAGATCATGCCCTTCAACTGAACGGCATGATCTCGGCCATCGACATCATCGCCGGTCAGACGAAACTGCTCGCATTAAACGCCACCATCGAGGCAGCCCGCGCCGGCGAAGCCGGACGGGGCTTCTCTGTTGTCGCCGAAGAGGTGGGCAAACTGGCGTCCAAGAGCCGCGAGACGGCGCAACAGGTGTCGGCGGCGTTGCGACAGATCCAGCAGAACTCCTTCCATGCCGCTCAGGTCATGTTCGAGGGCTCCCAAGGTATTCACCAGGGGCTCACATCTGTCAACCAGGTGCAAGCGACGCTGCATTCTGTCGTCGAACAAGTCGCCAGTTCCGTCGGCCGATTGGAGCGTTCCCACGAAAACGTGCAGTCTCTCGATTTGGGCATCGGCGCTGTGCAGCAGATCGCCCAGGAGGTGGCCGAGGTGATCGCTCGCTGCGCCCACACGCTGGGAGATTCGATAAACGTCTCCCAACTTCAGGGTCAGGTGATGGAACAACTCCTGCAAATGCTGCTTGATGTCCAATCGCGCTGCCAGCATTGTCCGATTCATACCAAAGGGGATGAACAAAATGCGCTCTCCGCTTAG
- a CDS encoding YvrJ family protein codes for MEALLQSVANVGFPVALAAYLLVRMEGRLEALTGAISELAKMVEILKEQV; via the coding sequence GTGGAGGCCCTTCTCCAATCCGTCGCCAACGTGGGTTTTCCTGTAGCCCTTGCCGCCTACTTACTGGTTCGCATGGAAGGGAGACTGGAAGCGCTCACCGGCGCCATCAGCGAGTTGGCCAAGATGGTGGAAATCCTCAAGGAACAGGTCTGA
- a CDS encoding DUF1858 domain-containing protein — MIPTGANLQKIRNGKRTYAITPHLPGGFVKPEILRKYADVAEKYGGVLKLTSAQRIMITGLKAEEVEHVWADLGMQPAMGFANCVRSIKICPGIAFCKRGKQDSIKLGLELDRLYHKKEMPSRMKIGVAGCQNSCAEVHIKDIGLLGTDSGWDVYVGGSCGAHPRLAQKLRADLTYEEVLSLVAVIVRYYQQHGEIERLGAFIDRIGWERFSTEVLALYEAESQQKTANECEAESGFNRETVREAGHGSQGVSESESAIPQGSLAPGQPIERESVVNDIIQLYPETIPLLRSFGMGCLGCPSAKGEPIAKAAEIHGIDLETLLQALNNCITNQGK, encoded by the coding sequence GTGATCCCAACAGGCGCTAATCTGCAGAAAATCCGCAACGGGAAGCGGACCTATGCCATAACCCCTCACCTGCCGGGGGGATTCGTCAAACCGGAGATCCTGCGCAAATATGCCGACGTGGCCGAAAAGTACGGCGGCGTGCTGAAGCTGACCTCGGCCCAACGGATCATGATCACCGGGCTGAAGGCGGAAGAGGTGGAACATGTCTGGGCAGACTTAGGGATGCAACCAGCCATGGGATTTGCCAACTGTGTGCGCAGCATCAAGATCTGCCCGGGCATCGCTTTTTGCAAGCGGGGGAAACAAGACAGCATCAAGTTAGGTCTCGAACTGGATCGTCTGTACCACAAAAAAGAGATGCCCTCGCGCATGAAGATCGGCGTGGCCGGCTGCCAAAACTCCTGTGCCGAAGTCCATATCAAAGACATCGGCCTTCTCGGCACGGACAGCGGTTGGGACGTCTACGTGGGCGGCAGCTGCGGCGCCCATCCCCGGTTGGCGCAGAAGTTGCGCGCCGACCTGACCTACGAAGAGGTGCTGTCCCTGGTCGCCGTTATCGTCCGCTACTACCAGCAGCACGGGGAGATCGAGCGGCTTGGCGCCTTCATCGACCGCATCGGCTGGGAGCGTTTTTCGACAGAAGTGCTGGCGCTTTATGAAGCAGAGAGTCAACAAAAAACAGCGAATGAATGCGAAGCAGAGAGTGGCTTCAATAGAGAGACTGTCCGCGAAGCGGGGCATGGTTCCCAAGGGGTAAGTGAAAGCGAAAGCGCTATCCCGCAAGGGTCGCTGGCGCCAGGCCAACCGATCGAAAGGGAGAGCGTTGTCAACGACATCATCCAACTGTATCCGGAAACCATTCCCTTGCTCCGCTCCTTCGGCATGGGCTGTCTCGGATGCCCCTCGGCCAAGGGAGAGCCGATCGCGAAAGCAGCGGAGATTCACGGCATCGATCTTGAAACACTGCTGCAAGCCCTCAACAATTGCATTACAAATCAAGGAAAATAA
- the adh gene encoding aldehyde dehydrogenase — MIYAFPGQPDSKVTFKAQYENYIGGQWVPPVNGEYFNNISPVTGEVYCRVPRSNAEDIELALDAAHNAAEKWGRASVTERANLLLRIADRMEQNLEKLAIVETWENGKPVRETLAADIPLAIDHFRYFAGCIRAQEGTISEIDDHTIAYHFHEPLGVVGQIIPWNFPILMAAWKLAPALAAGNCVVLKPAEHTPTSILCLVELIQDLLPPGVLNVVNGFGLEAGKPLASSPRIAKIAFTGETTTGRLIMQYAAENIVPVTLELGGKSPNIFFEDVCADDDTFLDKAVEGLVMFALNQGEVCTCPSRALIQESIYERFMERAMARLQAIKQGNPLDTDTMIGAQASAEQLEKILSYIHLGKAEGAALLCGGDRNHLTGDLARGYYIQPTVFQGHNKMRIFQEEIFGPVLSVTTFKDKAEALEIANDTPYGLGAGIWTRDASTAYRIGRGIKAGRVWVNCYHIYPAHAAFGGYKQSGIGRETHKMMLNHYQQTKNLLVSYSENPLGFF, encoded by the coding sequence GTGATTTACGCTTTCCCGGGACAGCCGGACAGCAAGGTGACCTTCAAGGCGCAGTATGAGAACTATATCGGCGGGCAGTGGGTGCCGCCTGTCAATGGGGAGTATTTTAACAACATCTCGCCCGTCACCGGAGAAGTCTACTGCCGTGTTCCTCGCTCCAATGCCGAGGATATAGAATTGGCCCTTGACGCCGCCCACAATGCGGCAGAAAAATGGGGGCGCGCCTCGGTGACGGAACGGGCCAACCTGCTGTTGAGGATCGCCGACCGGATGGAACAAAACCTGGAAAAGCTCGCCATCGTCGAGACCTGGGAGAACGGCAAGCCCGTTAGGGAAACGCTTGCCGCCGATATCCCCCTGGCCATCGATCATTTCCGTTATTTCGCCGGTTGCATTCGCGCCCAGGAAGGCACGATCTCCGAGATTGACGATCACACGATCGCCTATCATTTTCATGAGCCCCTGGGGGTGGTCGGACAGATCATCCCCTGGAACTTTCCTATCCTGATGGCAGCATGGAAACTGGCCCCTGCCCTAGCCGCCGGCAATTGTGTCGTCTTGAAACCGGCTGAACACACGCCGACATCGATCCTGTGCCTGGTGGAACTCATTCAGGACCTGCTGCCGCCCGGCGTTCTGAACGTCGTCAACGGTTTTGGACTGGAAGCCGGAAAACCCCTGGCGTCGAGCCCTCGCATCGCCAAGATCGCCTTTACGGGAGAGACGACGACAGGCCGCTTGATCATGCAGTATGCCGCCGAAAACATCGTCCCGGTCACCCTGGAACTGGGCGGCAAGTCGCCCAACATCTTCTTCGAGGATGTCTGCGCCGACGATGACACCTTTTTGGATAAAGCGGTGGAAGGGCTCGTCATGTTTGCCCTGAATCAGGGCGAGGTGTGCACCTGCCCCTCACGGGCGTTGATCCAGGAGTCCATCTATGAACGGTTTATGGAGCGGGCGATGGCGCGACTTCAGGCGATCAAACAGGGCAACCCTCTTGACACGGATACGATGATCGGCGCGCAAGCGTCGGCTGAACAGTTGGAAAAAATCTTATCTTACATTCATCTGGGCAAAGCAGAAGGCGCTGCCTTGCTCTGTGGCGGTGACCGCAACCACCTCACTGGCGATCTGGCGCGAGGCTATTACATCCAGCCGACGGTTTTTCAGGGTCATAACAAAATGCGCATCTTCCAGGAAGAGATCTTCGGGCCGGTTCTCTCGGTCACGACTTTCAAAGACAAGGCGGAGGCGTTGGAAATCGCCAATGACACCCCCTATGGTCTCGGCGCCGGCATCTGGACGAGAGACGCCAGCACCGCCTACCGGATCGGGCGCGGCATCAAGGCCGGCCGAGTCTGGGTGAACTGCTATCACATTTATCCCGCCCATGCGGCCTTTGGCGGTTATAAACAGTCCGGCATCGGCCGGGAGACCCACAAGATGATGCTGAACCACTATCAACAGACGAAAAACCTGCTCGTCAGCTACAGCGAAAACCCGCTCGGTTTCTTCTAG